A window of Natronospira bacteriovora contains these coding sequences:
- a CDS encoding mannose-1-phosphate guanylyltransferase/mannose-6-phosphate isomerase, whose protein sequence is MTDQNIVKVILAGGVGSRLWPLSRKAFPKQFHTLFGSEPMMGATLQRLNGLCNSHPVVVGNEEHRFLIADALKDAGHDSASVILEPEPKNTAAAIALAALEIAETDPDARMLVLPADHWIEDDGPLAEALSAAMEHLTLDDLVAFGIQPARPETGYGYIELDGDGSAPVRPMKQFVEKPDRATAEKYLESGRFLWNSGMFLFPAQKIVDELQAHAPDIMAAVKRSFDGRKTDGIFVRPDAAAFAEARADSIDYAIMEKTASARVIPVNIQWSDIGSWQSYLERGQAGQACDERGNVCDGDTLAVDCDNSLLVSRKRLVSAVGLKDVAVIETGDAVLVMPVSEAQNVKHLLGALNEQGRDEADTHAKVHRPWGTYETVDDGERYQVKRITVKPGGRLSLQMHHHRAEHWIIVSGTARVTRGEESFILTENQSTYIPLGEKHRIENPGAIPLEFIEVQSGAYLGEDDIVRFEDTYGRA, encoded by the coding sequence ATGACCGACCAGAACATCGTCAAGGTGATCCTCGCCGGGGGCGTCGGCTCCCGCCTGTGGCCCCTGTCCCGAAAGGCCTTTCCGAAACAGTTTCACACCCTGTTCGGCAGCGAGCCCATGATGGGCGCCACTCTTCAGCGCCTCAACGGCCTGTGCAACAGCCACCCCGTGGTGGTGGGCAACGAGGAGCACCGCTTCCTGATTGCGGACGCGCTCAAGGACGCCGGCCACGACAGCGCCAGCGTGATCCTGGAGCCCGAACCCAAGAACACCGCCGCTGCCATCGCCCTGGCGGCCCTGGAGATCGCCGAGACCGATCCCGACGCCCGCATGCTGGTGCTCCCGGCCGACCACTGGATTGAGGACGACGGCCCCCTGGCCGAGGCCCTGTCGGCCGCCATGGAACACCTGACGCTGGACGACCTGGTCGCCTTTGGCATCCAGCCCGCCCGCCCGGAGACGGGCTACGGCTACATCGAGCTGGACGGCGACGGCTCGGCCCCGGTCCGGCCAATGAAGCAGTTCGTGGAAAAACCGGATCGGGCGACGGCGGAAAAATACCTCGAGAGCGGCCGATTCCTCTGGAACAGCGGCATGTTTCTGTTCCCAGCGCAAAAGATCGTTGATGAGCTCCAGGCCCACGCCCCGGACATCATGGCCGCCGTGAAACGGTCATTCGACGGTCGCAAGACCGATGGTATCTTTGTCCGCCCCGACGCGGCCGCCTTTGCCGAGGCCCGCGCCGACTCCATCGACTACGCCATAATGGAAAAGACCGCCTCGGCCCGGGTCATCCCGGTCAACATCCAGTGGAGCGACATCGGCTCCTGGCAGTCCTACCTGGAGCGCGGCCAGGCCGGCCAGGCCTGTGACGAGCGGGGCAATGTCTGCGACGGTGACACCCTGGCCGTAGACTGCGACAATAGCCTGCTTGTCTCGAGAAAACGCCTGGTTTCGGCCGTCGGCCTCAAGGATGTGGCCGTGATCGAAACCGGTGACGCGGTGCTGGTGATGCCGGTCTCCGAGGCGCAGAATGTGAAACACCTGCTCGGCGCGCTCAATGAGCAGGGCCGGGATGAGGCGGACACCCATGCCAAAGTCCACCGTCCCTGGGGCACCTACGAGACCGTGGACGATGGCGAGCGCTACCAGGTCAAGCGCATAACCGTGAAACCCGGCGGGCGACTGTCGCTGCAGATGCACCACCACCGTGCCGAACATTGGATTATCGTCAGCGGAACGGCCAGGGTGACTCGCGGCGAGGAGAGCTTCATCCTCACCGAGAACCAGTCCACCTACATTCCGCTGGGCGAGAAACATCGGATTGAAAACCCGGGAGCGATCCCGCTGGAGTTCATCGAAGTCCAGTCCGGCGCCTACCTGGGCGAGGACGACATCGTTCGATTCGAAGACACCTACGGACGGGCCTGA
- a CDS encoding phosphomannomutase, with protein sequence MNFFKAYDIRGRTTDELTPAVARLIGEAFAVELAPKTVVVGYDIRLSSPGLAQALSEGLTSRGVDVLNIGLCGTEEVYFATSHLEADGGIMVTASHNPADYNGMKLVRAESRPISGDTGLFAIRDRVAEENTGNPAEQPGEIRSVDTRQAYVEHLLSYIEPANLKPLRIVVNPGNSAAGKVIDELEKQLPFRFEKIHYEPDGHFPNGIPNPLLPENREATAEAVQRTGADMGIAWDGDFDRCFFFDEKGSFIEGYYIVGLLAKSLLEKWPGEKIIHDPRLTWATVATVEKAGGTPIQSKTGHAFIKERMRQENALYGGEMSAHHYFRDFAYCDSGMIPWLLVAELVCKTGKSLGELVAEAIAAYPASGEINRKVDDADACLARIKDTYLSQGGEADYTDGLSVAFEDWRFNLRKSNTEPLLRLNVESRGDQALMQARTREILDLIDQA encoded by the coding sequence ATGAATTTCTTCAAGGCCTACGACATCCGTGGCCGCACCACAGACGAACTGACCCCGGCGGTCGCCCGCCTGATCGGCGAGGCCTTCGCCGTGGAGCTGGCGCCGAAAACCGTTGTCGTTGGCTACGACATCCGCCTGTCGAGCCCCGGCCTCGCGCAGGCCCTGAGCGAGGGTCTCACCTCCCGTGGCGTGGATGTCCTCAATATTGGCCTGTGCGGCACCGAGGAAGTCTATTTCGCCACCAGTCATCTTGAGGCCGACGGCGGCATCATGGTCACCGCCAGCCACAACCCGGCCGATTACAACGGCATGAAGCTGGTTCGGGCCGAGTCCCGCCCCATCAGTGGCGATACCGGCCTGTTCGCCATCCGCGACCGCGTCGCCGAAGAAAACACCGGCAACCCGGCCGAGCAGCCCGGCGAGATCCGCTCCGTGGATACCCGCCAGGCCTATGTCGAGCATCTGCTCTCCTACATCGAGCCGGCCAATCTCAAACCGCTGCGGATCGTGGTAAACCCCGGCAACAGCGCCGCCGGCAAGGTGATCGACGAGCTGGAAAAACAACTCCCCTTCCGCTTCGAGAAGATTCACTACGAGCCGGACGGCCATTTCCCCAACGGCATCCCCAACCCCCTGCTGCCGGAAAACCGTGAGGCCACCGCCGAGGCCGTCCAGCGCACCGGCGCCGACATGGGTATCGCCTGGGACGGCGATTTCGACCGCTGCTTTTTCTTCGACGAGAAAGGCAGCTTCATCGAGGGCTATTACATCGTCGGCCTGCTGGCCAAGTCCCTGCTGGAGAAATGGCCCGGCGAGAAGATCATCCACGACCCGCGCCTCACCTGGGCCACCGTCGCCACGGTGGAGAAGGCCGGCGGCACGCCCATCCAGAGCAAGACCGGCCACGCCTTCATCAAGGAGCGCATGCGCCAGGAAAATGCCCTCTACGGCGGCGAAATGAGCGCCCACCACTATTTCCGGGATTTCGCCTACTGCGACAGCGGCATGATCCCCTGGCTGCTGGTGGCCGAACTGGTCTGCAAGACCGGCAAATCCCTGGGCGAGCTCGTGGCCGAGGCCATCGCCGCCTACCCGGCCAGCGGCGAGATCAACCGCAAGGTGGATGACGCCGACGCCTGCCTGGCCCGGATCAAGGACACCTACCTGTCCCAGGGCGGCGAGGCGGATTACACTGATGGATTGAGCGTGGCTTTCGAGGACTGGCGCTTCAACCTGCGCAAGTCGAACACCGAGCCGCTGCTGCGTCTCAATGTGGAATCCCGCGGCGACCAGGCCCTCATGCAGGCCCGCACCCGCGAGATCCTCGACCTGATCGATCAGGCCTAG